The window GCGACGGCGATGACGCCGTGGCCGATTCTGCTCGGCGGGTTGGGGAGGGCGCGCGCCACCGCCGCGCCGGGAACGTTGTTTTCGTAGAGCGCCATGGGGATGCCGGAAGAGATGGAGACGATGGTTTTGCCCGTGAAATCGTAGGCATTGAGCGTCTTCGCCATATCAATGGCGTTGTCCGAGCGTACGCACATAAAGACGTAGTCGGCGGCGGCGATCATATCTTTAGGCTCGCAGCAGACGGTGAGGCCGTATTTCTCGCTCATATATGCGAGGCGATTCGCGCTCACGTCATAAAGGTAGATATCCGACGGCTTGGCGATGCCGCTCGCCGTTATCTTCTGGCTTAAAATCTCCGCGATCGCTCCTGAACCCATAAATCCTATCTTCATTATTTACCACTCCTGTATGTTATTAGTTTTTCTATAAACTTTAGCGCCGACCGGCACGGTTATGGCCGCCGCTAAAAATACGCTTCCGTAGATTACTTTATAAGCCAGCGCCGCGCTTCCCATAATGTTGATAAAAAACTCCATAATTACCGGCGTCAGAAAAAAGAAACCTGAATATATCAGACCGAATACTACCGCCAGGCGTGTAACATAGGCTTTGCCGCCCAGGTCGAGGATCAGGCACATAAAAGCGGGGTAGCCGAAGCCCATGCCGATTCCGAAGATAAAGCCGTATAACATAAGCGATGAGGCTGTAGAGGCCGTCGTCATAATAAACATCATTGCGGCGGTAATGGCTGTTGCTCCCGAGGCGCAGATCTTGCGCGGCAGCATATCAATGAGTTTTCCGCAGAGTATACGGAAAAGCAGTGCCGTTCCCGCGGAGACACTGAAGAAGTAAGAGGCCGTCAGCCCGAGTTCCCCGGTGAGCTGTACGAAAGTGAGCTGTCCTGCGTCCGTTAGGGCGAAAAGCGCGGCAGAGACAGCGAAAAGGGATATCTGCGGCTTTCGGAGCAGCGATATATATGATATGGAGGGCATATCGTCAGCTTCAGCCGCCGTTCCCCGTTCTTCGATTTTTGGCAGCTTGCGGATTACAACGGTTCCCGCAGCAACCAGCAGAGGGAAGAAAAATATGTAACAGAGATAAAGTTCCTTAGTGATAAGAAGCTCCATCGCGGGAACGATTATCAGTGATGGGAGGCTATAGGCCGTCGTTATCAGTGCGATGCTGCGTCCCCGGATATTTTCGGGAATAAACTGCCGTTCATAGGCGGTGAGAGAGACGCCGACCATGCTCAGCCCGAGGCCGGTGATGCCGCGCCAGATGATGACGGAGAATATCTCTTTACCAAAGAGCGCTATACCGGCGGCACTGATAAAAAAACAGGCGTAACCTCCCAAAAGCATCTTATCGTTGCCTAGCCGCTGTTCAAAAAAAGGGACGAACGGACGGATAAAAAAGGATATGCCGTAGCATATCCCCATAGCTACGCCCCCGAGTGCGCCGAGGGGGATGCCGCGTCCCTCAAGGTAGGGCAGCAGGAAATAATAGCCGCTCTCCATGGAGGCGCTGATGAAGGTGATGGAGAAAAATATAAAGATATAACCGAGTTCAGGACTTAATATTTTCCTCGTTCCGTTCATTTCGCCATCTCTAATATCGCGTACGCCATCAGCCTTGTGCTTTCCATCAGGTTGGTGATTAAAAGCCTCTCGTTTGCCCCGTGCGCCCTGTCATCCTCGTTCTCAAAGGTGGCTCCGTAGGGAACCATGTTTGGCATCCTCTTGGAGTACGTCCCGCCGCACATACTGACGAGGTATGGCTCTTTGCCGGTGGCGTTGTGATAGCCGCGCTGCAGGGTCTTTATCAGCGGGTGCTCCGGGCTGTAGTAGAGCGGCGCCGTCTTCGCGAAGGGCTCAAAGCTGCCGCCGGCAAAAGAGAAGCTCTGTTCGAGCGTTTCGCAGACGCTGTCGAAAGATATCGTCTCTGCGGGGATGTATATGCCGCAGGTGACGGTGATGGAATGCTCGTCGCCGCTGATTTTCGCCATATTTACGGTCAGCGCGCCGCAGTGTGCGTGCGAGGCCTTTATTCCCAGCGAGCAGCCGTCAGCCTCTACACCGATTTTGTCCGCAAGGAAACGCACGAACTTTCCGGCGCCGCCGTTGATTTCGGTGGCGCTGAGGAGAATCAGCAGTCTGCCGACGGCGTTTTCTCCAAGCTCAGGCAGTGTGGCATGAGCCGCCTTCCCGTGAACGGTGATGGTAAGGTGGTCGCCGGAGGCGGCTATTTTGGTTTTCCAGCCGTTCCTTTTAGCCTCAGCGGCAACAGCGCTTGCGGTTCTTTCAAGTGCCTGTATCTCTCCCTTGAGCACGGCCTCAGCTCTCGCGGGTACAGAACCGATGCTTTCACCGCCGCATATCTTTGCCAGAGAGATTCCTTTCACGGGAGCTGTTTCAAAAACTGCCGTGGAAGTAAATTTTATCGTCCCTTTTTCCGTGTTGACCACCGGATAGGCTCCATCTGGGGTAAAGGCGTAAAGCGGCGGCCGTTCGCTTTTAAGGTAGGCCTCCACGTCGCGCATTTTCCCGCTCTCTTCGTCCATGCCAAAAATTATCCGTACCCTCTTTGAGAGTGGAATTCCGAGGTCAGCCACCGCCTTCAGCGCGTAGAGAGAGCTAAAGAGCGGCCCTTTATCGTCCTGCGTGCCGCGTCCGAGAATAGCCCCGTTTTTAACACATCCGCAGAACGGCTCAAAGTCCCAGCCTTCGCCTGGAGC is drawn from Cloacibacillus porcorum and contains these coding sequences:
- a CDS encoding MFS transporter, yielding MNGTRKILSPELGYIFIFFSITFISASMESGYYFLLPYLEGRGIPLGALGGVAMGICYGISFFIRPFVPFFEQRLGNDKMLLGGYACFFISAAGIALFGKEIFSVIIWRGITGLGLSMVGVSLTAYERQFIPENIRGRSIALITTAYSLPSLIIVPAMELLITKELYLCYIFFFPLLVAAGTVVIRKLPKIEERGTAAEADDMPSISYISLLRKPQISLFAVSAALFALTDAGQLTFVQLTGELGLTASYFFSVSAGTALLFRILCGKLIDMLPRKICASGATAITAAMMFIMTTASTASSLMLYGFIFGIGMGFGYPAFMCLILDLGGKAYVTRLAVVFGLIYSGFFFLTPVIMEFFINIMGSAALAYKVIYGSVFLAAAITVPVGAKVYRKTNNIQEW
- a CDS encoding Sapep family Mn(2+)-dependent dipeptidase, coding for MNERLDRIVKSYLPRLVQSVCESVRIPSLYTEDASGFPYGIEIARAADHAMACARQLDFKVTDLDGKICWADYGDGEETVAVMGHLDVVAPGEGWDFEPFCGCVKNGAILGRGTQDDKGPLFSSLYALKAVADLGIPLSKRVRIIFGMDEESGKMRDVEAYLKSERPPLYAFTPDGAYPVVNTEKGTIKFTSTAVFETAPVKGISLAKICGGESIGSVPARAEAVLKGEIQALERTASAVAAEAKRNGWKTKIAASGDHLTITVHGKAAHATLPELGENAVGRLLILLSATEINGGAGKFVRFLADKIGVEADGCSLGIKASHAHCGALTVNMAKISGDEHSITVTCGIYIPAETISFDSVCETLEQSFSFAGGSFEPFAKTAPLYYSPEHPLIKTLQRGYHNATGKEPYLVSMCGGTYSKRMPNMVPYGATFENEDDRAHGANERLLITNLMESTRLMAYAILEMAK